The following proteins are co-located in the Paludibaculum fermentans genome:
- a CDS encoding efflux RND transporter permease subunit has product MWIVRLALRRPYTFVALAMLIVLLGCSAIVSMPVDIFPAVDIPVVSVVWTYNGIPPEEMEKRIVTIFERSLTTTVNDIEHIESQSYSGVSVTRIFFQPNVKIDLAIAQVTAISQTLLRGLPPGIFPPSILKYDASIVPVLQLGLGSKTLSEQELFDLGLNFIRTQLATVQGASVPLPYGGRFRQVMVDLDPQSLYAKNLSALDVSNALNLQNLILPSGNIKLDQREYQVRLNSSPRVLEELNDLPIRTVNGATVYMKDVAHVRDGYAVQTSIVRTNGTRGALLIVMKNGQASTLDIVKGVKTALPKILAGLPKELEVREFFDQSVFVRAAIDGVLKEGLMAAILTGLMILIFLGSWRSTLIVSISIPLSILSSLTMLSLMGQTINVMTLGGLALAVGILVDDATVEIENTHRNLAMKKPLTRAVLDGAMQIAAPTFVSTLSICVVFVPVLLLTGVAKFLFTPLALAVVFAMMASYLLSRTLVPTMVHHLLGQEAHLYQHGEHATGGKGIIWSVHHAFNQRFESFRERYTGFLDWSLDHKKIVGAVFAVFVVLSLSLSPMVGRDFFPSIDSGQMRLHARAPSGTRLEQTELIFANIEEEIRKVIPPQELTTIVDNIGLPNGGFNLAFGDNPTIGTNDGEILISLNQEKHEPVELYTEKLRKRLTERFPDVVFFFEAANITNQILNFGLPAPIDIQVTGRDPVKSFQVARQIAKRIERIPGSADVHLHQTDDSPEIRVNVDRTKAGQMGLTQRDVSSSLLISLSSSGQVAPNQWLNFANGINYNVAVQTPIYRFLSLDDLMRTPIGSATNSVAFTTTDSLAGASALTPGSLGASPGKNTLAYGNPGAQADRTQLLSNLATVERGRTYGIVNHYNVQPVVDVFVNVDRRDLGGVGDQVMKVVEEEAKKLPKAMGINVRGQYKTMQDSFFRLGVGLLGAVALVYLLMVVNFQSWLDPMIILMAIPGAFAGIVWALFLTQTTFNVPSLMGAIMCIGVATANSILMVVFANDERLVGKNAREAALSAGATRVRPVLMTALAMIIGMLPMALGIGEGGEQNAPLGRAVIGGLTVATIATLVVVPVIYSALRKTPPVNYDETIFFEEHEGELPAESGQA; this is encoded by the coding sequence TCCGTATACCTTCGTCGCCCTTGCGATGCTGATCGTGCTGCTGGGCTGCTCTGCCATCGTGTCGATGCCCGTCGACATCTTCCCCGCGGTGGACATTCCCGTCGTCAGTGTCGTGTGGACCTACAACGGCATCCCGCCGGAGGAGATGGAGAAGCGGATCGTCACCATCTTTGAGCGGTCCCTTACCACGACTGTCAACGATATTGAGCATATCGAGTCGCAGAGCTACAGCGGTGTCTCCGTCACGCGCATCTTCTTTCAGCCGAACGTGAAGATCGACCTGGCGATTGCACAGGTGACGGCCATCTCACAGACCCTGCTGCGCGGGCTGCCGCCCGGCATCTTCCCGCCCAGCATTCTCAAGTACGACGCCTCCATCGTGCCCGTCCTCCAGTTGGGTCTGGGTAGTAAAACCCTCAGCGAGCAGGAACTATTCGATCTCGGGCTGAATTTTATCCGCACGCAGCTGGCGACGGTGCAAGGCGCGTCCGTGCCGCTGCCCTACGGCGGACGGTTCCGGCAGGTGATGGTCGATCTGGACCCGCAGTCTCTCTACGCTAAGAATCTTTCGGCACTCGACGTTTCAAACGCCCTGAACCTGCAGAACCTCATCCTGCCGTCCGGCAATATCAAGCTGGACCAGCGCGAATACCAGGTCCGACTGAACTCCAGCCCGCGCGTGCTGGAGGAACTGAACGACCTGCCCATCCGCACCGTGAACGGCGCCACGGTCTACATGAAGGACGTCGCCCATGTCCGCGACGGTTATGCCGTCCAGACCAGCATCGTGCGCACCAACGGTACGCGCGGCGCGCTGCTCATCGTGATGAAGAACGGCCAGGCGTCCACACTGGATATCGTCAAGGGAGTGAAGACCGCGCTGCCCAAGATCCTTGCGGGGCTGCCGAAGGAGCTGGAGGTCCGCGAATTCTTCGATCAGTCGGTGTTCGTGCGCGCCGCCATCGACGGAGTGCTCAAGGAAGGGCTGATGGCGGCCATCCTCACCGGCCTGATGATCCTGATCTTCCTGGGCAGTTGGCGCAGTACGCTCATCGTCTCCATCTCCATCCCGCTCTCCATCCTGTCGTCCCTGACGATGCTGTCCCTGATGGGCCAGACGATCAACGTCATGACCTTGGGCGGCCTCGCGCTGGCTGTCGGCATCCTGGTCGACGACGCCACGGTGGAGATCGAGAATACGCATCGAAACCTCGCGATGAAGAAGCCTCTGACGCGCGCAGTGCTGGACGGCGCCATGCAGATTGCGGCCCCGACATTTGTATCCACCCTGTCCATTTGCGTAGTCTTCGTGCCTGTCCTGCTGCTCACCGGCGTCGCCAAGTTCCTCTTTACGCCGCTGGCGCTGGCGGTGGTCTTCGCGATGATGGCGTCCTACCTGCTTTCCCGGACGCTGGTGCCCACCATGGTGCACCACCTGCTTGGCCAGGAAGCGCATCTCTACCAGCATGGTGAGCACGCCACGGGCGGCAAGGGCATCATCTGGAGCGTCCACCACGCCTTCAACCAACGCTTCGAGAGCTTCCGCGAACGCTACACGGGGTTCCTGGACTGGTCCCTGGATCACAAGAAGATCGTCGGCGCGGTCTTCGCGGTCTTTGTCGTGCTCTCGCTGTCCCTGTCGCCGATGGTGGGCCGGGACTTCTTCCCGAGCATCGACTCGGGCCAGATGCGGCTGCATGCCCGGGCACCTTCCGGCACGCGGCTGGAGCAGACCGAACTGATCTTCGCCAACATCGAGGAAGAGATCCGCAAGGTGATCCCGCCGCAGGAACTCACCACCATCGTCGACAACATCGGACTGCCCAATGGCGGCTTCAACCTGGCCTTTGGGGACAACCCCACTATCGGGACGAACGACGGCGAAATCCTCATCTCCTTGAACCAGGAGAAGCATGAACCGGTGGAGTTGTACACGGAGAAGCTCCGCAAGCGCCTGACCGAACGCTTCCCCGACGTGGTCTTTTTCTTTGAGGCGGCGAACATCACCAACCAGATTCTGAACTTCGGCCTGCCGGCGCCGATCGATATCCAGGTGACAGGCCGCGATCCCGTCAAGAGCTTCCAGGTAGCGCGCCAGATCGCCAAGCGGATCGAGCGCATTCCAGGCAGCGCCGACGTCCACCTGCACCAGACGGACGACAGCCCCGAGATTCGGGTCAACGTCGATCGCACCAAGGCCGGACAGATGGGGCTGACGCAGCGCGACGTTTCCAGCAGCCTGCTCATCTCTCTGAGCTCCAGCGGCCAGGTGGCGCCCAACCAGTGGCTTAATTTTGCCAACGGCATCAATTACAATGTCGCCGTGCAGACGCCGATCTACCGCTTCCTGTCGCTTGACGACCTGATGCGGACGCCTATTGGGTCGGCCACCAACAGCGTGGCGTTTACGACAACCGATTCGCTGGCGGGCGCATCCGCCCTGACGCCCGGTTCCCTGGGCGCCAGCCCGGGCAAGAACACCCTGGCTTACGGCAATCCGGGTGCCCAGGCCGATCGCACGCAGTTGCTCTCGAACCTGGCGACCGTCGAACGGGGCCGTACCTACGGCATCGTCAACCACTACAACGTGCAGCCTGTCGTCGACGTCTTCGTGAACGTCGACCGGCGCGACCTGGGCGGGGTCGGCGACCAGGTGATGAAAGTGGTCGAGGAAGAGGCAAAGAAGTTGCCGAAGGCCATGGGCATCAACGTGCGCGGGCAGTACAAGACCATGCAGGACTCGTTCTTCCGCCTGGGCGTGGGCCTGTTGGGCGCGGTCGCCCTGGTCTACCTGCTGATGGTCGTCAACTTCCAGTCCTGGTTGGATCCCATGATCATCCTGATGGCCATCCCGGGTGCGTTCGCCGGCATCGTGTGGGCCTTGTTCCTGACGCAGACCACGTTCAATGTCCCCTCGCTGATGGGCGCCATCATGTGTATCGGTGTGGCCACGGCGAACAGCATCCTGATGGTGGTCTTCGCCAATGATGAACGCCTGGTGGGTAAGAACGCCCGCGAGGCCGCTCTCTCCGCCGGTGCGACCCGCGTCCGGCCTGTGCTGATGACCGCCCTGGCCATGATCATCGGCATGCTGCCCATGGCGCTGGGCATCGGCGAAGGCGGCGAACAGAATGCACCGCTTGGCCGCGCGGTGATCGGCGGCCTGACGGTGGCAACAATTGCGACCCTGGTGGTGGTCCCGGTCATCTACAGCGCCCTGCGCAAGACCCCGCCCGTGAACTACGACGAGACGATTTTCTTTGAGGAGCACGAAGGCGAGCTGCCGGCGGAATCCGGCCAAGCCTGA